The following are encoded in a window of Thermoproteota archaeon genomic DNA:
- a CDS encoding response regulator, whose product MTSVILIDDEPAITETWEQLFHAKGFDVLGHARNGDEAFCLYKKSMPDFVIMDIMMPKFDGGYGIEKIKTYDPDAKIIVVTAHHEMQLAEKILRYEPVAVIFKPNEMDFLFEIIKKSKYGKAMLQDRIYY is encoded by the coding sequence TTGACTAGTGTGATACTAATTGATGACGAACCTGCCATAACTGAAACATGGGAACAGCTATTTCATGCAAAAGGCTTTGATGTTTTGGGCCATGCACGAAATGGGGATGAAGCCTTTTGTCTCTATAAAAAATCCATGCCTGATTTTGTAATTATGGATATCATGATGCCTAAGTTTGATGGTGGATACGGGATCGAAAAAATAAAAACTTATGATCCTGATGCAAAAATAATTGTAGTTACTGCCCATCATGAAATGCAACTTGCAGAAAAAATTCTTCGTTATGAACCTGTAGCTGTAATCTTCAAGCCCAACGAGATGGATTTTCTTTTTGAAATAATTAAAAAATCAAAATACGGTAAAGCAATGTTACAAGACAGAATTTATTATTAA